In Sciurus carolinensis chromosome 17, mSciCar1.2, whole genome shotgun sequence, one genomic interval encodes:
- the Fcer2 gene encoding low affinity immunoglobulin epsilon Fc receptor isoform X4, whose product MEGRRYAGFSEPPRKRCCRQRLLLVLLGMLTTALWAGLLTLLLLWHWDTMRTLRQLEDSAARNVSQVSRDLHRYQSDQMAQKSQAAQLSRNMQELRARQKQMESQDSELSWNLDRLLADLSDTKSQSLNQRRAASDSLEKLQEEVEKLRIQILVSKGSACNTCPEQWLHFQQKCYYFGKGAKRWVQARFTCSDLEGRLVSIHSQEEQDFLTKHANKRGSWIGLRDLDLEGEFIWMDGSPVGYSNWNPGEPNNQDQGEDCVMMRGSGKWNDASCRSQLDAWVCERLATCGPPAPSASGDLSEPAPPRGL is encoded by the exons ATGGAGGGACGGCGATACGCAG GGTTCTCGGAGCCCCCCAGGAAGCGATGCTGCAGGCAGAGGCTACTGCTCGTCCTGTTGGGCATGCTGACCACAGCGCTGTGGGCTGGGCTGCTGACCCTGCTTCTTCTGTGGC ACTGGGACACCATGCGGACCTTGAGACAGCTGGAAGACTCTGCTGCCCGGAATG tctcccaagtttCCAGGGACCTGCACAGGTACCAGAGCGACCAAATGGCCCAGAAGTCCCAGG CTGCTCAGCTGTCGCGGAACATGCAAGAACTCCGGGCTCGGCAGAAGCAAATGGAATCTCAGG ACTCCGAGCTCTCCTGGAACCTGGACAGACTCCTAGCAGACCTGAGCGACACCAAATCCCAGA GCTTGAACCAGAGGCGCGCAGCCTCCGACTCGCTGGAGAAGCTCCAGGAAGAGGTAGAGAAGCTGCGGATACAGATACTGGTGTCCAAGG GCTCCGCGTGCAACACGTGCCCCGAGCAGTGGCTCCACTTCCAACAGAAGTGCTACTACTTCGGCAAGGGCGCCAAGCGGTGGGTCCAGGCCCGGTTCACCTGCAGCGACCTGGAAGGGCGTCTGGTCAGCATCCACAGCCAGGAGGAGCAG GACTTCCTGACCAAGCATGCCAACAAGAGGGGCTCCTGGATTGGCCTCCGGGACCTGGACCTGGAGGGGGAGTTTATCTGGATGGATGGGAGCCCCGTGGGCTACAG CAACTGGAACCCGGGGGAGCCCAACAACCAGGACCAGGGCGAGGACTGCGTGATGATGCGGGGCTCGGGCAAGTGGAACGACGCCTCCTGCCGCAGCCAGCTGGACGCCTGGGTGTGCGAGCGGCTGGCCACCTGCGGGCCACCGGCCCCCTCAGCCTCCGGGGACCTGTCAGAACCTGCTCCCCCACGTGGGCTCTGA
- the Fcer2 gene encoding low affinity immunoglobulin epsilon Fc receptor isoform X2 yields the protein MEGRRYAGFSEPPRKRCCRQRLLLVLLGMLTTALWAGLLTLLLLWHWDTMRTLRQLEDSAARNVSQVSRDLHRYQSDQMAQKSQAAQLSRNMQELRARQKQMESQDSELSWNLDRLLADLSDTKSQSLNQRRAASDSLEKLQEEVEKLRIQILVSKGSACNTCPEQWLHFQQKCYYFGKGAKRWVQARFTCSDLEGRLVSIHSQEEQSSSLCCPTGLPDQACQQEGLLDWPPGPGPGGGVYLDGWEPRGLQQLEPGGAQQPGPGRGLRDDAGLGQVERRLLPQPAGRLGVRAAGHLRATGPLSLRGPVRTCSPTWALRDPCPTLWALPTLITGSRAQSGAQRTPSKAGGPHDSLPQNNPSSLPSVPQRACPLLFD from the exons ATGGAGGGACGGCGATACGCAG GGTTCTCGGAGCCCCCCAGGAAGCGATGCTGCAGGCAGAGGCTACTGCTCGTCCTGTTGGGCATGCTGACCACAGCGCTGTGGGCTGGGCTGCTGACCCTGCTTCTTCTGTGGC ACTGGGACACCATGCGGACCTTGAGACAGCTGGAAGACTCTGCTGCCCGGAATG tctcccaagtttCCAGGGACCTGCACAGGTACCAGAGCGACCAAATGGCCCAGAAGTCCCAGG CTGCTCAGCTGTCGCGGAACATGCAAGAACTCCGGGCTCGGCAGAAGCAAATGGAATCTCAGG ACTCCGAGCTCTCCTGGAACCTGGACAGACTCCTAGCAGACCTGAGCGACACCAAATCCCAGA GCTTGAACCAGAGGCGCGCAGCCTCCGACTCGCTGGAGAAGCTCCAGGAAGAGGTAGAGAAGCTGCGGATACAGATACTGGTGTCCAAGG GCTCCGCGTGCAACACGTGCCCCGAGCAGTGGCTCCACTTCCAACAGAAGTGCTACTACTTCGGCAAGGGCGCCAAGCGGTGGGTCCAGGCCCGGTTCACCTGCAGCGACCTGGAAGGGCGTCTGGTCAGCATCCACAGCCAGGAGGAGCAG TCCTCCAGCCTATGCTGCCCCACAGGACTTCCTGACCAAGCATGCCAACAAGAGGGGCTCCTGGATTGGCCTCCGGGACCTGGACCTGGAGGGGGAGTTTATCTGGATGGATGGGAGCCCCGTGGGCTACAG CAACTGGAACCCGGGGGAGCCCAACAACCAGGACCAGGGCGAGGACTGCGTGATGATGCGGGGCTCGGGCAAGTGGAACGACGCCTCCTGCCGCAGCCAGCTGGACGCCTGGGTGTGCGAGCGGCTGGCCACCTGCGGGCCACCGGCCCCCTCAGCCTCCGGGGACCTGTCAGAACCTGCTCCCCCACGTGGGCTCTGAGAGACCCCTGCCCAACTCTCTGGGCCCTCCCCACCTTGATCACAGGAAGCCGAGCCCAGAGTGGGGCCCAGAGGACCCCCAGCAAGGCAGGGGGCCCCCATGACTCCCTCCCCCAAAACAACCCGTCCTCGCTTCCGTCAGTGCCCCAGAGGGCCTGTCCCTTGCTTTTCGACTAA
- the Fcer2 gene encoding low affinity immunoglobulin epsilon Fc receptor isoform X1, whose translation MEGRRYAGFSEPPRKRCCRQRLLLVLLGMLTTALWAGLLTLLLLWHWDTMRTLRQLEDSAARNVSQVSRDLHRYQSDQMAQKSQAAQLSRNMQELRARQKQMESQDSELSWNLDRLLADLSDTKSQSESWEGRGWGGGLSVIPEHRPLPAPQGLNQRRAASDSLEKLQEEVEKLRIQILVSKGSACNTCPEQWLHFQQKCYYFGKGAKRWVQARFTCSDLEGRLVSIHSQEEQSSSLCCPTGLPDQACQQEGLLDWPPGPGPGGGVYLDGWEPRGLQQLEPGGAQQPGPGRGLRDDAGLGQVERRLLPQPAGRLGVRAAGHLRATGPLSLRGPVRTCSPTWALRDPCPTLWALPTLITGSRAQSGAQRTPSKAGGPHDSLPQNNPSSLPSVPQRACPLLFD comes from the exons ATGGAGGGACGGCGATACGCAG GGTTCTCGGAGCCCCCCAGGAAGCGATGCTGCAGGCAGAGGCTACTGCTCGTCCTGTTGGGCATGCTGACCACAGCGCTGTGGGCTGGGCTGCTGACCCTGCTTCTTCTGTGGC ACTGGGACACCATGCGGACCTTGAGACAGCTGGAAGACTCTGCTGCCCGGAATG tctcccaagtttCCAGGGACCTGCACAGGTACCAGAGCGACCAAATGGCCCAGAAGTCCCAGG CTGCTCAGCTGTCGCGGAACATGCAAGAACTCCGGGCTCGGCAGAAGCAAATGGAATCTCAGG ACTCCGAGCTCTCCTGGAACCTGGACAGACTCCTAGCAGACCTGAGCGACACCAAATCCCAGAGTGAGTCTTGGGAGGgtcgggggtggggagggggcctgTCCGTCATCCCTGAGCACCGCCCCCTCCCGGCGCCCCAAGGCTTGAACCAGAGGCGCGCAGCCTCCGACTCGCTGGAGAAGCTCCAGGAAGAGGTAGAGAAGCTGCGGATACAGATACTGGTGTCCAAGG GCTCCGCGTGCAACACGTGCCCCGAGCAGTGGCTCCACTTCCAACAGAAGTGCTACTACTTCGGCAAGGGCGCCAAGCGGTGGGTCCAGGCCCGGTTCACCTGCAGCGACCTGGAAGGGCGTCTGGTCAGCATCCACAGCCAGGAGGAGCAG TCCTCCAGCCTATGCTGCCCCACAGGACTTCCTGACCAAGCATGCCAACAAGAGGGGCTCCTGGATTGGCCTCCGGGACCTGGACCTGGAGGGGGAGTTTATCTGGATGGATGGGAGCCCCGTGGGCTACAG CAACTGGAACCCGGGGGAGCCCAACAACCAGGACCAGGGCGAGGACTGCGTGATGATGCGGGGCTCGGGCAAGTGGAACGACGCCTCCTGCCGCAGCCAGCTGGACGCCTGGGTGTGCGAGCGGCTGGCCACCTGCGGGCCACCGGCCCCCTCAGCCTCCGGGGACCTGTCAGAACCTGCTCCCCCACGTGGGCTCTGAGAGACCCCTGCCCAACTCTCTGGGCCCTCCCCACCTTGATCACAGGAAGCCGAGCCCAGAGTGGGGCCCAGAGGACCCCCAGCAAGGCAGGGGGCCCCCATGACTCCCTCCCCCAAAACAACCCGTCCTCGCTTCCGTCAGTGCCCCAGAGGGCCTGTCCCTTGCTTTTCGACTAA
- the Fcer2 gene encoding low affinity immunoglobulin epsilon Fc receptor isoform X3 — protein MEGRRYAGFSEPPRKRCCRQRLLLVLLGMLTTALWAGLLTLLLLWHWDTMRTLRQLEDSAARNVSQVSRDLHRYQSDQMAQKSQAAQLSRNMQELRARQKQMESQDSELSWNLDRLLADLSDTKSQSESWEGRGWGGGLSVIPEHRPLPAPQGLNQRRAASDSLEKLQEEVEKLRIQILVSKGSACNTCPEQWLHFQQKCYYFGKGAKRWVQARFTCSDLEGRLVSIHSQEEQDFLTKHANKRGSWIGLRDLDLEGEFIWMDGSPVGYSNWNPGEPNNQDQGEDCVMMRGSGKWNDASCRSQLDAWVCERLATCGPPAPSASGDLSEPAPPRGL, from the exons ATGGAGGGACGGCGATACGCAG GGTTCTCGGAGCCCCCCAGGAAGCGATGCTGCAGGCAGAGGCTACTGCTCGTCCTGTTGGGCATGCTGACCACAGCGCTGTGGGCTGGGCTGCTGACCCTGCTTCTTCTGTGGC ACTGGGACACCATGCGGACCTTGAGACAGCTGGAAGACTCTGCTGCCCGGAATG tctcccaagtttCCAGGGACCTGCACAGGTACCAGAGCGACCAAATGGCCCAGAAGTCCCAGG CTGCTCAGCTGTCGCGGAACATGCAAGAACTCCGGGCTCGGCAGAAGCAAATGGAATCTCAGG ACTCCGAGCTCTCCTGGAACCTGGACAGACTCCTAGCAGACCTGAGCGACACCAAATCCCAGAGTGAGTCTTGGGAGGgtcgggggtggggagggggcctgTCCGTCATCCCTGAGCACCGCCCCCTCCCGGCGCCCCAAGGCTTGAACCAGAGGCGCGCAGCCTCCGACTCGCTGGAGAAGCTCCAGGAAGAGGTAGAGAAGCTGCGGATACAGATACTGGTGTCCAAGG GCTCCGCGTGCAACACGTGCCCCGAGCAGTGGCTCCACTTCCAACAGAAGTGCTACTACTTCGGCAAGGGCGCCAAGCGGTGGGTCCAGGCCCGGTTCACCTGCAGCGACCTGGAAGGGCGTCTGGTCAGCATCCACAGCCAGGAGGAGCAG GACTTCCTGACCAAGCATGCCAACAAGAGGGGCTCCTGGATTGGCCTCCGGGACCTGGACCTGGAGGGGGAGTTTATCTGGATGGATGGGAGCCCCGTGGGCTACAG CAACTGGAACCCGGGGGAGCCCAACAACCAGGACCAGGGCGAGGACTGCGTGATGATGCGGGGCTCGGGCAAGTGGAACGACGCCTCCTGCCGCAGCCAGCTGGACGCCTGGGTGTGCGAGCGGCTGGCCACCTGCGGGCCACCGGCCCCCTCAGCCTCCGGGGACCTGTCAGAACCTGCTCCCCCACGTGGGCTCTGA
- the Trappc5 gene encoding trafficking protein particle complex subunit 5 — translation MEARFTRGKSALLERALARPRTEVSLSAFALLFSELVQHCQSRVFSVAELQARLAALGRQVGARVLDALVAREKGARRETKVLGALLFVKGAVWKALFGKEADKLEQANDDARTFYIIEREPLINTYISVPKENSTLNCASFTAGIVEAVLTHSGFPAKVTAHWHKGTTLMIKFEEAVIARDRALEGR, via the coding sequence ATGGAGGCGCGCTTCACGCGCGGGAAGTCTGCGTTGTTGGAGCGCGCACTGGCGCGGCCACGCACCGAAGTCAGCCTGAGCGCCTTCGCGCTGCTCTTTTCCGAACTGGTGCAGCACTGCCAGAGCCGCGTCTTCTCCGTGGCCGAGCTGCAGGCGCGCCTGGCCGCCTTGGGCCGCCAGGTGGGCGCGCGGGTGCTGGACGCACTGGTGGCTCGGGAAAAGGGGGCCCGGCGGGAGACCAAGGTGCTGGGTGCGCTGCTCTTCGTCAAGGGGGCGGTGTGGAAGGCGCTCTTTGGCAAGGAGGCCGACAAGCTGGAGCAGGCCAATGACGACGCTCGTACCTTCTACATCATCGAGCGTGAGCCTCTCATCAACACCTACATCTCGGTGCCCAAGGAGAACAGCACGCTCAACTGCGCCAGCTTCACGGCCGGCATCGTGGAGGCCGTACTCACACACAGCGGCTTCCCTGCCAAGGTCACGGCACATTGGCACAAGGGCACCACGCTCATGATCAAGTTCGAGGAGGCGGTCATTGCCCGAGACCGGGCCCTGGAGGGCCGCTGA